The Egibacteraceae bacterium genome has a segment encoding these proteins:
- a CDS encoding response regulator transcription factor yields the protein MESAEVRVLIVDDQAAFRQAAHLVVELTDGFAVVGEAESGEESVERAFELQPDLVLMDVNLPGIDGLEATRRILAQVEGVRVVVLSTYEPSEYAPRAAAAGALAYIPKSALDPDSLEAAWLTSAPA from the coding sequence ATGGAATCAGCGGAGGTCCGGGTGCTCATCGTCGACGACCAGGCGGCGTTCCGACAGGCCGCCCACCTCGTCGTCGAGCTCACCGACGGCTTCGCGGTCGTCGGGGAGGCGGAGAGCGGCGAGGAGTCGGTCGAGCGCGCCTTCGAGCTCCAGCCAGACCTCGTGCTCATGGACGTGAACCTGCCGGGAATCGACGGGCTCGAGGCCACCCGGCGGATCCTCGCGCAGGTCGAGGGCGTCCGGGTGGTCGTGCTGTCGACCTACGAGCCGAGCGAGTACGCGCCCCGTGCCGCGGCCGCCGGCGCCCTCGCCTACATCCCCAAGTCCGCCCTCGACCCCGACAGCCTCGAGGCGGCCTGGCTCACCTCCGCCCCGGCCTGA